The genomic region GACCGCTGGGCGAGGATCGCTGGGAGGTCCTGGGCCGGCCGGCGAGAAAGCTGAGGGCCGGCTCTCTGCTTCTCTTCGGCGCGGCGGAGGCGGGCCAGGGAGAGCGGCTGGAGGCCGAGGTGCTGGAAAACCGCGGCGAGGGCGTCCTCCGGGTGCGCTTCCGCTACCGGGGTGAGTGGGAGAGGCTCCTGGAGCGGCTCGGGCAGGTGCCGCTCCCTCCGTACATCCGCAGGCCGCTGGAGGATCCGGAGAGGTACCAGACCGTCTACGCCCGCGAGCCCGGGTCGGCGGCGGCGCCCACGGCCGGGCTCCACTTCACGCCGGAGCTCCTGGAGCGGCTGCGCGAGCGCGGCGTGGAGCAGGTGAAGATCACCCTCCACGTCGGCATCGACACCTTCCGGCCCGTCCTGGAGGAGGAAGTGGAGCGCCACCGCATGCACGCCGAGTTCTTCACCGTCTCGGAGGAGGCGGCCGAGGCCATCAACCGGGCCCGGGCCGCGGGCGGGCGGCGGGTGGCGGTGGGAACCACGGTGGTCCGCACCCTGGAGAGCGTCGCCGATCCCCAGGGCCGCGTCCGGCCCGCCCGGGGCTGGACCGACCTCTTCATCTACCCGGGCTACCGCTACCGGGCGGTGGACGCGCTCCTCACCAACTTCCACCTGCCCCGCTCGACGCTGCTGATGCTGGTCTCCGCCTTCGCCGGGCGCGACCTGATCCTGGCCGCCTACCGCGAGGCGGTCGGCCGGCGGTACCGTTTCTTCTCCTTCGGCGATGCCATGCTGATCCTGTGAGGACGGTGGACGAGGTGGCGATGCGGCCGCGCTGGCGTCTTCTCGCCCGGGACCGGTCCAGCCGCGCCCGGGCAGGCGTTCTGGAGACCGCCCACGGCGAGGTTCCGACCCCGGCCTTCATGCCGGTGGGCACGCTGGGCGCGGTCCGCACCCTGGCGCCGTGGGAGGTGGAGGCCACGGGGACGCGGATGCTCCTGGCCAACACCTATCACCTCTTCCTGCGGCCGGGGGCGGAGCGGGTGGCCCGGGCGGGCGGCCTCCACGCCTTCATGGGCTGGGAGCACGCCGTCCTCACCGACTCGGGCGGCTACCAGGTGATGAGCCTGGCGCCGCTGCGACGCATCGACGAGGACGGGGTGACCTTCCGCTCCCACATCGACGGCTCGCTCCAGCGGCTGACGCCCGAGGTGGCCGTCGCGGTCCAGGAGCAGCTCGGCTCCGACGTGGCCATGGTGCTGGACGTCTGCCCGCCCTACGGCGCCCCGGCGGAGGAGCTGGAGGAAGCGGTCCGCCTCACCGGCGCCTGGGCGGCGCGGGCGCGGCGCGTCCACCGGAGGCCCG from Bacillota bacterium harbors:
- the queA gene encoding tRNA preQ1(34) S-adenosylmethionine ribosyltransferase-isomerase QueA — protein: MRVDEFDYELPEELIAQEPLEPRDGSRLMVLDRRRGRWEHARFRDLAEILQPGDCLVLNDTRVRPARLIGRRDSGGRVELLLLRPLGEDRWEVLGRPARKLRAGSLLLFGAAEAGQGERLEAEVLENRGEGVLRVRFRYRGEWERLLERLGQVPLPPYIRRPLEDPERYQTVYAREPGSAAAPTAGLHFTPELLERLRERGVEQVKITLHVGIDTFRPVLEEEVERHRMHAEFFTVSEEAAEAINRARAAGGRRVAVGTTVVRTLESVADPQGRVRPARGWTDLFIYPGYRYRAVDALLTNFHLPRSTLLMLVSAFAGRDLILAAYREAVGRRYRFFSFGDAMLIL